One Psychrobacillus glaciei genomic region harbors:
- a CDS encoding SDR family NAD(P)-dependent oxidoreductase, producing the protein MTRLEGKIAIITGAGSGMGREEALLFAREGAKVVATDINEVAVQAVAEEIKAAGGEAISVAHNVTSEEDWKKVYENTINTFGKLDVLVNNAGISQRPSMEELTIEQWDLIMNINVKSVFLGTKLGLPHFRANGGGSIVNISSIAGLKGSSGAGAYTSSKGAVRMLTKACAVDYGKDNIRVNSVHPGFIVTPMSKAYMEDEKMSKWFLAQTALPRVGQSEEVAEAVLFLASDASSYITGVELPVDGGVTAK; encoded by the coding sequence ATGACTAGATTAGAAGGTAAAATAGCTATTATTACAGGCGCTGGTTCGGGTATGGGACGTGAGGAGGCACTTTTATTCGCAAGAGAAGGTGCAAAGGTTGTTGCAACAGATATTAATGAAGTAGCTGTACAAGCAGTAGCGGAAGAAATTAAAGCAGCTGGCGGAGAAGCAATTTCGGTTGCCCATAACGTTACTTCTGAAGAAGATTGGAAGAAAGTTTATGAGAACACGATTAACACTTTCGGTAAATTAGATGTACTTGTAAACAATGCAGGTATTAGCCAACGTCCTAGTATGGAAGAACTTACAATTGAACAATGGGATCTCATTATGAACATCAACGTTAAAAGCGTGTTCCTAGGAACTAAATTAGGATTACCTCATTTCCGTGCTAATGGTGGCGGTTCTATCGTAAACATTTCTTCTATCGCTGGGTTAAAAGGTAGCTCAGGCGCTGGTGCTTACACTTCTTCTAAAGGAGCAGTACGCATGTTAACGAAAGCGTGTGCAGTTGACTATGGTAAAGATAATATCCGAGTAAACTCAGTACACCCTGGTTTCATCGTGACGCCAATGAGTAAAGCGTACATGGAAGACGAGAAAATGAGTAAATGGTTCTTGGCTCAAACTGCTCTTCCACGTGTTGGTCAATCAGAAGAAGTTGCTGAAGCAGTATTGTTCTTAGCATCCGATGCTTCTTCTTACATTACTGGTGTGGAACTTCCAGTTGATGGTGGAGTAACAGCGAAATAA
- a CDS encoding MFS transporter has protein sequence MKILKTKDPYRVYIFTCFLSQLFFTIIFTVNLLYQVQTVKLDPLQLVLVGTILELSVFLFEIPTGVVSDLKSRKLSIIIGYLLIGFGFLVEGLFPYFIPVLLAQVAWGIGYTFTSGSQQAWIADEIGEERASLAFIRGAKAGNLGQIIAIPLSIFIGYFMISLPIIIGGLCMFGLAIYLMIFMKEDNFKPLNKLGRISTLKNMKGSMGKILFYSKASFIMRMLFLIALFVGFYSEGFDRLWMSHLLNVSNIGNLTDEKLVLIMGGIQFMVVLISFVALHLMNRSSIHQNLKHIYMALFIGSIFIITSLIGFAFSTYVVGLLVFYIIIQVTRKVMYPLEDVWLNKIIPESSLRATLFSVKGQVDAIGQIGGGPVIGLVASNFTIKTAIIVSAILLSPVLYLYKIIMKSSKE, from the coding sequence ATGAAAATATTAAAAACAAAAGATCCATATCGAGTTTACATTTTTACATGCTTTTTATCACAATTATTTTTTACGATTATATTTACAGTAAACTTGTTATATCAGGTACAAACTGTAAAGCTAGATCCGCTACAACTTGTATTAGTTGGGACAATTTTGGAGCTATCGGTATTCCTTTTTGAGATTCCTACCGGAGTAGTGTCAGATTTGAAAAGCCGCAAGCTTTCCATAATAATTGGTTACCTACTAATAGGATTTGGCTTTTTAGTGGAGGGGTTATTCCCCTATTTTATACCTGTACTATTGGCTCAGGTTGCATGGGGGATAGGTTATACATTTACTAGTGGATCTCAGCAAGCGTGGATTGCAGATGAAATAGGAGAAGAACGTGCTTCATTAGCATTTATAAGAGGAGCAAAGGCCGGTAACCTTGGACAAATTATAGCTATCCCATTAAGTATATTCATCGGTTATTTCATGATCAGCTTGCCAATCATTATAGGTGGACTATGTATGTTTGGATTAGCGATATATTTAATGATTTTTATGAAAGAAGACAATTTTAAACCTTTAAATAAGCTAGGTAGAATTTCTACTTTGAAAAACATGAAGGGTAGTATGGGCAAAATTTTATTTTACTCTAAAGCGAGTTTTATCATGAGAATGTTATTTCTAATAGCTCTGTTTGTAGGATTTTATAGTGAAGGTTTTGACCGTTTATGGATGTCTCATTTATTAAATGTATCGAATATAGGAAATTTGACAGATGAGAAATTAGTACTAATAATGGGTGGAATTCAATTTATGGTAGTGTTAATTTCTTTTGTTGCACTTCATTTGATGAATCGAAGTTCTATACATCAAAATCTGAAACATATTTACATGGCTCTTTTTATAGGAAGCATATTTATTATAACTTCATTAATTGGCTTTGCATTTTCTACGTATGTAGTTGGATTATTAGTCTTTTATATAATTATCCAAGTGACAAGGAAAGTCATGTATCCACTCGAGGACGTTTGGCTAAATAAGATCATTCCGGAATCGTCTTTACGTGCAACTTTATTTTCGGTAAAAGGTCAAGTAGATGCTATAGGCCAAATTGGTGGTGGTCCAGTTATCGGATTAGTAGCTTCGAACTTTACAATAAAAACGGCAATCATTGTAAGTGCCATATTATTATCACCTGTTCTATACTTATATAAAATAATTATGAAAAGCTCTAAAGAGTGA
- a CDS encoding stalk domain-containing protein produces MKRKISGLVMATAVLSGSVFTPLAVNHVSASSIQQQQNTQKETIVVNGQEKVISFTQLNKKKLYSVDQLSQIMVATVKYNSKTKTYEVSKNSGKKVNKMDYKVDSANVVVNGKNFKLSTPTKLVGKTLFVEADSFIKTLGGDVLIDKCLLVSVSGTFNLTEKSLKVDGNDKKVKALNVNGKQLYSVQDIAKLFSASTTVNNNEVLVTKKGKTIKLKLSNKAMVVNNKSVNLKENPILVKNVVYAELTDLIKAFEGDILPLPNGFFVSTAGLVSGDTFNPQWIDNDSVLVTNETETESRSLLFNTSSKKELFTVNATELVVSPNGKQAIYSDEYGYVYLVDLVNKKVNGLNVKDDSVKLEFVWSNDSQKIYFLQGDKSEVISFINVTDGSITKIFEDKLTYKTDLRLSMDGKKILYVVGKEGSTSLTEGENPEVDKIDLTGTEQQVYAINLDDVERKAVPVTTSNDNKVFPNFLANGSIVYVSADAESDKLPDVKIINPENAVSTLISSKDIKDLFVTTKGELMILVKESNGYSVIYEWDIVTKKLKNIAQTKLELTSFSVSNDGKSIVATTPGTIGEKLVKFKNGLMETLTK; encoded by the coding sequence ATGAAGCGTAAAATTTCAGGTTTAGTTATGGCTACTGCAGTGTTATCTGGAAGTGTATTTACTCCTTTAGCAGTAAACCATGTGAGTGCATCATCTATACAACAGCAGCAAAATACTCAAAAAGAAACAATTGTTGTAAATGGCCAAGAAAAAGTAATCTCTTTTACACAATTAAACAAGAAAAAGCTATATTCGGTTGATCAATTATCTCAAATAATGGTTGCTACTGTGAAATACAATAGCAAAACAAAAACTTATGAGGTATCTAAAAATAGCGGTAAAAAAGTCAATAAAATGGACTACAAAGTAGATTCTGCAAATGTAGTAGTTAATGGTAAAAACTTCAAGTTAAGCACACCTACTAAATTAGTAGGTAAAACGTTATTTGTGGAAGCAGATTCTTTCATAAAAACACTTGGCGGTGATGTATTAATCGATAAGTGCCTTTTAGTATCTGTTTCAGGGACTTTTAATCTGACAGAAAAATCATTAAAAGTGGACGGAAATGATAAAAAGGTAAAAGCGCTTAATGTTAATGGAAAACAATTATATTCCGTACAAGATATTGCGAAATTATTTTCTGCTTCTACAACGGTGAATAATAACGAAGTATTAGTAACGAAAAAAGGTAAAACGATTAAACTGAAATTATCAAATAAAGCGATGGTAGTAAATAATAAATCAGTAAATTTAAAAGAAAATCCTATATTAGTTAAAAATGTCGTCTATGCAGAACTTACCGATTTGATAAAAGCGTTTGAGGGAGATATTCTTCCACTTCCAAACGGGTTCTTTGTTTCAACTGCAGGACTAGTAAGTGGTGACACATTCAATCCACAATGGATTGACAATGATTCTGTTCTAGTAACGAATGAAACAGAAACAGAAAGTCGCTCATTACTTTTCAATACTTCTTCTAAAAAAGAATTATTTACAGTAAATGCAACGGAACTAGTAGTTTCTCCTAATGGAAAACAAGCTATCTATTCAGACGAATATGGTTATGTGTATTTAGTAGATTTAGTAAATAAAAAAGTAAATGGATTAAATGTAAAAGATGACTCTGTAAAGTTAGAATTTGTTTGGTCAAATGATAGCCAAAAAATTTATTTCTTACAAGGTGATAAAAGTGAAGTAATTTCCTTTATTAACGTGACAGATGGTTCAATTACAAAAATCTTTGAAGATAAATTAACTTACAAAACGGATCTTCGTCTTTCAATGGACGGTAAAAAGATTCTATATGTAGTAGGTAAAGAAGGAAGTACATCACTTACTGAAGGAGAAAATCCAGAGGTAGACAAAATAGATTTAACAGGTACAGAGCAACAAGTTTATGCTATTAACTTAGATGATGTTGAACGAAAAGCAGTTCCTGTAACTACTTCAAATGATAACAAAGTTTTCCCGAACTTTTTAGCAAATGGAAGTATTGTGTACGTAAGTGCAGATGCTGAGAGTGATAAACTTCCTGATGTAAAAATTATTAACCCAGAAAATGCTGTTTCAACCCTTATCTCAAGCAAAGACATTAAAGATCTTTTTGTCACTACAAAAGGGGAATTAATGATCTTGGTCAAAGAAAGTAATGGATACTCGGTTATATATGAATGGGACATTGTTACCAAAAAGTTAAAAAATATTGCACAAACAAAATTAGAATTAACATCTTTCTCCGTTTCGAATGATGGTAAGTCCATCGTTGCAACGACACCAGGAACAATAGGTGAAAAATTAGTTAAATTTAAAAACGGATTAATGGAAACATTAACGAAATAG
- the pstA gene encoding phosphate ABC transporter permease PstA: MTGNSSNKLYKQIKKTTDKMFTMGLWIITALILVLIFGLLLYILSKGLPKISFDFLVGLPSEIDAGGGIGPFLLNSIYVLIISLLISIPIGIGSGVYLSEYAPSNRFTEFIRTCVESLASVPSIVIGLFGYVLFVDIFNIGLTIIGAGITLSLLNLPVITRVTEEAIQTVHNDLREASYAIGATKAQTIVKIVIPAALNGIISGVSLAACRAFGESALILLVGGTGTSGEMWDWNFMSQGGTLPVHLWYVQSEALVEDASDIAQKTSALLVLITLLLSLCIRLPLWIRDFRFHSRSKRN; the protein is encoded by the coding sequence ATGACTGGGAATTCATCTAACAAGTTATATAAACAAATAAAAAAAACAACGGATAAAATGTTTACGATGGGTTTATGGATCATCACGGCACTTATTTTAGTGCTCATTTTTGGGTTGCTCCTATATATTTTATCAAAGGGGTTACCTAAGATTTCTTTTGATTTCTTAGTAGGCCTACCTAGTGAAATTGACGCGGGTGGAGGAATTGGGCCTTTTCTACTTAACTCTATCTATGTGTTAATCATCTCATTACTCATCTCTATTCCAATAGGTATTGGATCAGGAGTGTATTTATCTGAATATGCACCTAGCAATAGATTTACAGAGTTTATACGGACATGTGTGGAAAGCTTGGCATCAGTTCCTTCTATTGTAATTGGCTTATTTGGTTATGTGTTATTCGTCGATATTTTTAATATTGGGCTAACTATTATTGGTGCAGGTATTACTCTTTCACTATTAAATTTACCAGTGATAACTAGAGTTACAGAGGAAGCAATCCAGACTGTACATAATGATTTAAGAGAAGCTTCCTATGCGATAGGAGCAACTAAAGCACAAACCATTGTAAAAATAGTAATACCTGCTGCTTTAAATGGAATTATTAGTGGAGTGAGCCTTGCTGCATGTAGGGCATTTGGTGAATCTGCCTTAATACTACTAGTAGGGGGTACTGGTACATCCGGGGAGATGTGGGATTGGAATTTCATGTCGCAAGGAGGAACTTTACCTGTTCACTTGTGGTATGTCCAATCAGAAGCATTGGTGGAGGATGCGTCGGATATTGCTCAAAAAACGTCTGCTTTGCTCGTATTAATCACACTTCTCTTGAGTTTATGCATAAGACTTCCACTATGGATAAGGGATTTCCGTTTTCATAGTAGGTCAAAAAGGAATTAA
- a CDS encoding DUF3221 domain-containing protein, whose protein sequence is MKKHLILLLILCFTLVGCKQKEDAVKGGIDKKGFITKIYSKGNRILVDDVDTGLIWMAMPDNGEIENYEEGQEVVIWINGGIDESYPAKAKALNIENSNGNQSQSSLPKFIFKNEKFPPSINCFVKINDIRYEMTKGNSKWKNENESVQTDAASPTQIAESFKVIAVEPNNKITIEIEQNPNLSVYLWDSEEDEVTFEKKQITVPTNQGRYIYEVVAKWSNGEVSYTFVVEVK, encoded by the coding sequence ATGAAAAAACATTTAATATTATTATTAATTTTATGTTTTACCTTAGTAGGTTGTAAACAAAAAGAAGATGCTGTTAAAGGTGGAATTGATAAGAAAGGCTTTATTACAAAGATATACAGTAAAGGAAACCGTATTTTAGTAGATGATGTAGACACAGGTTTAATCTGGATGGCAATGCCCGACAACGGAGAAATCGAAAATTATGAAGAGGGTCAAGAGGTTGTCATATGGATAAATGGTGGAATTGATGAATCCTACCCTGCTAAAGCTAAGGCTTTAAATATTGAAAATTCAAACGGAAATCAGTCCCAATCATCTTTGCCAAAATTTATTTTTAAAAATGAGAAGTTCCCCCCTTCTATAAATTGTTTTGTTAAAATCAATGACATCCGATATGAAATGACAAAAGGAAACTCTAAATGGAAAAATGAAAATGAATCTGTTCAAACTGACGCTGCATCTCCCACTCAGATTGCAGAAAGTTTCAAAGTAATTGCTGTGGAACCAAATAACAAAATAACCATTGAAATTGAACAAAACCCCAATTTAAGTGTGTATTTATGGGATTCCGAAGAAGATGAAGTAACCTTCGAAAAAAAACAAATTACAGTACCCACAAACCAGGGGCGGTATATATATGAAGTAGTCGCTAAATGGTCTAACGGAGAGGTATCTTACACCTTTGTTGTAGAAGTTAAATAA
- a CDS encoding GNAT family N-acetyltransferase — protein MTVYQLISDYKNIQAYKESFNELAKMVFGIDFKSWYKKGYWGDNYVCYSYFDGNKVIANASINKMTIVSNDKEYKVIQVGTVMTHPGYRIQGLSGKLMNHIIEKYEKESDFIFLFANKSVLDFYPKFGFEKVQESSFSLKISDVKKQRTKSSTLRRLNIESAMDLQLLEGFATERIPVSTFLEVKNNKHLLMFYFILVFSEAIYYIEEKDVIVLFKHEGSHLHLFDIVSKKRVEIDTILSHIISIETEIINFHFTPDDNDKKFNTAFITDSDDTLFVRPLIKDVTEHFLFPLTSHS, from the coding sequence ATGACTGTTTATCAACTAATAAGTGATTATAAAAACATACAAGCATATAAGGAAAGTTTCAATGAACTGGCTAAAATGGTCTTTGGAATTGATTTTAAATCATGGTACAAAAAAGGTTATTGGGGCGACAACTATGTTTGTTATTCTTACTTCGATGGAAATAAAGTGATTGCAAATGCTTCTATAAACAAAATGACGATTGTATCTAATGATAAAGAATATAAAGTCATACAAGTCGGTACGGTTATGACGCATCCTGGTTATCGTATCCAAGGATTATCCGGTAAACTGATGAACCATATCATAGAGAAATATGAAAAAGAGTCCGATTTTATCTTCTTGTTTGCTAATAAATCCGTTTTAGATTTCTATCCTAAATTTGGATTTGAAAAAGTACAAGAAAGTAGTTTTTCATTGAAAATATCAGATGTTAAAAAACAACGAACAAAATCAAGCACTTTAAGGCGTTTAAATATTGAAAGTGCAATGGATTTACAACTATTAGAAGGTTTTGCAACTGAAAGAATACCTGTATCAACTTTCCTCGAAGTAAAAAATAATAAACATCTTTTAATGTTTTATTTTATCCTAGTTTTTAGTGAGGCTATTTATTACATTGAAGAAAAGGATGTAATTGTACTATTTAAACACGAGGGTAGTCATCTTCACCTATTTGATATAGTCAGCAAAAAAAGAGTAGAAATAGACACCATTTTAAGTCATATTATTTCTATTGAAACGGAGATAATTAATTTCCACTTTACTCCAGATGATAATGATAAAAAGTTCAATACCGCGTTTATAACAGATAGTGATGATACATTATTCGTCCGTCCATTGATTAAAGATGTAACAGAACATTTTTTATTTCCATTAACATCACATTCTTAA
- the pstC gene encoding phosphate ABC transporter permease subunit PstC, with protein sequence MSKIEHLLTNSYEKKISKSTYFQNRLFKFFCLFSVLILGLTLLSIIIFVGRTGLLVFKDVSFQEFFFSTTWEPYDDKFGAAIFILGTLALTGLTLLFAAPISIGVAIFTAEIAPKWLKRIMRPVLDLLVGIPSIVYGYLGLTVLIPLLRDITGATMGDGLLPAAIVLNIMVLPTISRISDDAISSVPSDLREASYALGSTRMQTILKVILPSAAPGLFTAVILGMARSIGETMAVVMVIGNTPQLPSDLLTPTAVLTSNIVNQIIDVEFDSTWNHALYMMAFLLLLISNLLIIIIRKLRVKGA encoded by the coding sequence ATGAGTAAAATAGAGCACTTGTTAACTAACAGTTATGAAAAAAAAATTTCAAAGAGTACCTATTTTCAAAATCGATTATTTAAGTTTTTTTGTTTATTTAGTGTCCTAATTTTAGGACTAACACTATTATCCATTATTATTTTTGTAGGCCGTACTGGATTACTAGTGTTTAAAGATGTTTCTTTTCAAGAGTTCTTTTTTTCCACAACGTGGGAACCGTATGATGACAAATTCGGTGCAGCCATCTTTATATTAGGAACCCTTGCTTTAACAGGTTTAACTTTATTGTTTGCAGCACCAATTTCCATAGGGGTTGCAATCTTTACTGCTGAAATAGCTCCTAAATGGCTAAAGCGAATAATGCGTCCAGTGTTAGATTTATTAGTTGGCATTCCTTCTATTGTTTACGGATACTTAGGATTAACAGTACTTATCCCGTTATTAAGAGATATAACCGGTGCTACTATGGGGGACGGGCTACTTCCTGCAGCTATAGTATTAAATATCATGGTATTACCCACTATTTCAAGAATTAGTGATGATGCAATTTCTTCCGTACCTTCTGATTTGAGAGAAGCAAGCTATGCGCTAGGGAGTACAAGAATGCAAACCATCCTTAAAGTAATTCTACCTTCCGCAGCACCCGGTCTATTCACAGCTGTTATTTTAGGCATGGCACGTTCAATAGGTGAAACAATGGCGGTTGTTATGGTCATAGGTAACACACCCCAACTACCATCTGATTTATTGACTCCAACTGCCGTTTTAACAAGTAATATTGTAAATCAAATTATTGATGTAGAATTCGATTCAACTTGGAATCACGCCTTGTATATGATGGCATTCTTATTACTACTTATTTCAAACTTACTGATCATCATTATTAGAAAGCTTCGTGTAAAAGGAGCATGA
- a CDS encoding phosphate ABC transporter substrate-binding protein, giving the protein MNIMKRVAILSLSLVAAVGFSYNGIASAATSGKIVVAGSTALLPLTQQAAKEFKKINPKVSVSVSGSSSIAGPQSVSKGAATIGAVDWDATKEVPGFKAFTDLKAHKVAAIPFATIVNKANPVKNLTTKQLQDIYAGKITNWKEVGGNDAQIVVVNRKHGSGTRVNYQMKALDGAAFMTKGENYKEVGKSGEMVTAVDTNPNALGYVDFAYVKGNIKAVDFNGVAATTENVIKGTYKVWSYGYLVTKGDPTGADAEFIKYIQSGKFQNGSLTKLKFIPIDKMK; this is encoded by the coding sequence ATGAATATTATGAAACGTGTAGCAATATTAAGTTTGTCATTAGTAGCGGCCGTAGGTTTTTCATACAATGGTATTGCTTCTGCAGCAACATCAGGAAAGATAGTTGTAGCTGGTTCTACAGCATTACTTCCATTAACACAACAAGCAGCGAAAGAATTTAAAAAAATTAACCCTAAAGTGTCCGTATCCGTGTCAGGTTCTTCTTCCATTGCAGGCCCGCAATCTGTATCAAAAGGAGCTGCAACAATAGGCGCTGTCGATTGGGATGCAACGAAAGAAGTACCAGGATTTAAAGCTTTTACAGATTTGAAAGCGCACAAAGTAGCTGCGATTCCATTCGCTACTATTGTTAATAAAGCAAATCCTGTTAAAAACTTAACAACAAAGCAATTGCAAGACATTTATGCGGGGAAAATTACAAACTGGAAAGAAGTTGGCGGAAACGATGCTCAAATAGTTGTTGTAAACCGCAAACATGGTTCTGGTACACGCGTAAACTATCAAATGAAAGCTTTAGATGGGGCAGCCTTTATGACAAAAGGTGAGAATTATAAAGAAGTTGGGAAAAGTGGAGAAATGGTTACTGCTGTTGACACCAATCCAAATGCTCTTGGTTACGTTGACTTTGCTTATGTAAAAGGGAACATTAAAGCGGTTGATTTCAATGGTGTAGCAGCTACTACTGAAAACGTTATTAAAGGAACGTATAAAGTTTGGAGTTATGGTTATCTAGTAACAAAAGGTGATCCAACAGGAGCTGATGCAGAGTTTATAAAGTATATTCAAAGCGGTAAATTTCAAAATGGTTCTTTAACTAAATTGAAGTTTATCCCAATTGATAAAATGAAGTAA
- a CDS encoding serine hydrolase, producing MKTLVNSILELIEQSDGTWGIVLEDLDLGEKWVWNGDELFYAASVIKVPIMAAVFAAAEMGKLAISDQLVLKSEDFVLGSGILQHLTPGTAFSLKDIIMLMIIQSDNTATNIMIDLVGMDNIVQTLKKAGMEKSTFYNKLMMNNPNPKGFNQITPNDISKLLKQMTTGELVSPEASEQMIGIMKKQQIKDCLPDKLPSPYSNFNNGMTAWELAHKTGWIPGTRHDVGIFYVGQRKLIATVLSKDVDDLLSKQILTEIGGKIYNYLQEGAIC from the coding sequence GTGAAAACACTTGTAAATAGTATTCTAGAATTGATTGAACAATCGGATGGAACCTGGGGCATTGTTTTGGAAGATTTGGATTTAGGTGAGAAGTGGGTGTGGAATGGGGACGAACTCTTCTACGCAGCAAGTGTTATAAAAGTACCTATTATGGCAGCAGTTTTCGCCGCCGCTGAAATGGGAAAACTAGCAATATCAGATCAGCTTGTTCTCAAGTCTGAAGATTTTGTTTTAGGTTCTGGTATTCTTCAACATTTGACTCCTGGGACGGCATTCTCCCTTAAAGACATAATTATGTTAATGATTATTCAAAGTGACAACACAGCAACGAATATAATGATTGATCTAGTAGGAATGGATAATATTGTACAAACGTTGAAAAAAGCGGGTATGGAAAAGAGTACTTTTTATAATAAATTAATGATGAATAACCCTAATCCAAAAGGCTTTAATCAAATAACACCAAATGATATTTCAAAGTTGCTAAAACAGATGACAACAGGTGAGTTAGTAAGTCCAGAAGCTAGTGAACAAATGATAGGTATCATGAAAAAGCAGCAAATAAAAGATTGCTTACCAGACAAGTTGCCATCCCCCTATTCCAATTTTAATAATGGTATGACTGCATGGGAGCTGGCACATAAAACGGGATGGATTCCAGGGACGCGTCATGATGTCGGCATTTTTTACGTTGGACAACGGAAGCTAATTGCAACTGTTCTATCGAAGGATGTAGATGACTTATTATCGAAGCAAATTTTAACGGAGATAGGGGGAAAAATATATAACTACTTACAAGAAGGTGCGATATGTTAA
- a CDS encoding AraC family transcriptional regulator codes for MEIPIQQLFLLQRVIDYIDFHIKEEIDPEKLATIAGYSPYHFYRIFNKYIGYTVMDYVQKRKLQFALYDLVQGKKKIIQIALDYGFETHSGFTKAFKRCFGSPPSLYKMHCPISLPQKLDLLSLRQKQTGGIVMQPKIVHKRAFEIAGKTFESDIEKVFYTRDAPAFWEQRIPPDEAIERTLYDLLSPREHGEYCINLSDTDSQDKFTYLFAVNYDQEVQLPDGLTRLKMKDATYAVFRTPLVEAEQFVPSIKGTWQYILEDWLPQSHYEVDEIVYDFEYYDEHCHDWEYEKIYMEIYLPIKERMEV; via the coding sequence GTGGAAATTCCAATTCAACAGTTATTTTTATTACAACGGGTAATTGATTATATAGATTTCCATATTAAGGAAGAAATTGATCCAGAGAAACTTGCTACCATTGCAGGCTATTCTCCTTATCATTTTTATAGAATTTTTAATAAGTATATTGGTTATACAGTTATGGATTATGTACAAAAAAGAAAGCTTCAGTTTGCTTTATATGACTTAGTCCAAGGCAAAAAGAAAATTATTCAAATAGCATTGGATTATGGTTTTGAAACTCACTCTGGTTTTACAAAAGCTTTTAAAAGATGCTTCGGAAGTCCTCCTAGCTTATATAAGATGCATTGCCCAATCTCATTGCCACAAAAATTGGATTTACTGAGTCTTCGTCAAAAACAAACTGGGGGTATCGTTATGCAACCAAAAATTGTTCATAAACGAGCTTTTGAAATTGCTGGCAAGACATTCGAGAGTGACATTGAAAAGGTCTTTTATACAAGAGATGCTCCTGCCTTTTGGGAACAAAGAATCCCACCAGATGAGGCAATTGAAAGAACACTGTACGATTTATTATCTCCAAGAGAGCATGGGGAATACTGTATTAATTTAAGTGATACGGATTCACAGGATAAATTCACTTATTTATTTGCAGTAAACTACGATCAAGAAGTTCAACTTCCTGATGGATTAACAAGGTTGAAAATGAAAGATGCGACTTATGCAGTCTTCAGAACCCCTCTCGTAGAAGCTGAGCAATTTGTTCCTTCTATCAAAGGAACTTGGCAATATATTTTGGAGGATTGGTTACCACAATCTCATTATGAGGTGGATGAAATTGTTTATGACTTTGAATATTATGATGAACACTGCCACGACTGGGAATATGAAAAAATATATATGGAAATTTATTTACCAATAAAAGAAAGAATGGAGGTTTAG